The following are from one region of the Streptomyces fradiae genome:
- a CDS encoding peptidase inhibitor family I36 protein, protein MKRLLGPTTAALLALAGGLVLTAPATAAECPSGDFCAWQDADFGGQRANWSGDDGWWESWIADTDSSWANHGISGPGIKDYVQVYESAWQGGSMTICLAPGQEVGYNGAANDRGDSHIWATGC, encoded by the coding sequence ATGAAGCGACTCCTCGGCCCCACCACCGCAGCCCTGCTCGCCCTCGCCGGCGGCCTGGTCCTGACGGCGCCCGCCACCGCCGCCGAATGCCCTTCCGGGGACTTCTGCGCCTGGCAGGACGCCGACTTCGGCGGTCAGCGCGCCAACTGGAGCGGCGACGACGGCTGGTGGGAGAGCTGGATCGCCGACACCGACTCGTCCTGGGCCAACCACGGCATCTCGGGACCCGGCATCAAGGACTACGTCCAGGTCTACGAGTCCGCCTGGCAGGGCGGCTCCATGACCATCTGTCTCGCCCCCGGCCAGGAGGTCGGCTACAACGGGGCCGCCAACGACCGCGGCGACTCCCACATCTGGGCCACCGGCTGCTGA